The Cumulibacter soli nucleotide sequence CCGGCCAGCCGAGCACCGATCCGCTCATCCACCACCGCGCGATCATCCGGCTCCAAACACACAGTCTCCTTCGCGACGCTGTACACCGCCGACTCGCTAGCAACCCCAGCCGCCAGCAGCCCCATCGTCACCGGCAATTCGGTGACCAGCCCACGCGCAAGCGCAAGATCATTTGCCGCCCGATACACCGACACCCCACGCGCCAACGCGACCTGATCAGCCACACCCCTGCCAGCATCACGCCGCGGCACACCACGACTCATCGCCATAGCACGCTGCGCGGCATCGAACGCGACCACGACCTCCGCCTCCAACGCCGCCGTCACCGCACGCAACCGGCGTACATCAGCGAGCATGTCGATCAACGCCGGATCCGGCATCTCCCGAACCGACCCAGAAGCCTGCGCGAGTGATCGCACCACCAACAGCGCATCACGCAATGCCGCAGCCGGCGACTCATCACGTGCACCCGTGTCCGTCGTGCAGCAATCAATGCTCATACGAACAACTGTACGAAGAGCGACAGACAAGATTTGTCGAATCGGGTACTGCCGGCCGAAAGAATTTCGGACAGCTACTACAAATGGCGCCTGGCGCGACCGATTCCGACACGCGTCCAGCCCCTACGCGACTGCGAGGGTGCCCAGCGCAATACTGAAACGAGCCTTTCTCACGCGCTGGAGACACGAGCGCCGCGGCATCCGAGAACACCGACGATTGCGAGAACCACACATGGAGTCCGCCGACGCACTGCTGAACCGACTTCGGGCACCTGCCGGGCTCGTCCTCATCGCGCTCACTGCCGCGCCTTGGCTCACCCGCGAGCACCAAGGCATTCGCGAGTACTACTCAAAATGGGACGGCCTGGTCGTCGCAAACTCGCAGTTTCTGGGTCTCGCCGTCGCCGCGGCAGTCATCATCGTCCTCATGGGTGCGCTCATCGCCGTCGCCGCTAGTCCAGCAGCGACAGTGGCTGGCGGATCGCTCATATTGTTGGACACCATTATCTCGATGCTCAACACGGACGGCGGATTCACGCCCGCCTCTGGAGCTTGGATAACGGCCGCACTTTCCGCGTGCATGGTCGCGCTCGGTCTCGCGGCCTCAATGAGCCAGCGTCGCCGCTAAGTGCGCGCTGCCGCCCTCGACGCGATTCGCGTAGTCTCAAAGCCCTCCACAGGTCTATGTCCAGGACGGAGCGGTCGTGCGCACCATATCTGATGATCTCGAACCGACAATAGCGATCCGGACGTACGTCGCGTGAACGCCGCCACTGTTGATGCGCTGCTCGTTGCCGCCGTCGTCACCAACGGGCTACTCGCCGGGCTTTTCTTTGCTTTCGCGTGTGCGATTACGCCAGCTTTGCGACGGGTTGACGATCGTACTTACGTGCGCGCCTTTCGCGCGATCAATAGTTCCATCCTGAATCCCGTGTTCATGGTTGTATTCCTCGGCGCCCCTGCGACCGCAATCATCGGCGCGATCGCGCGTGTGGGCGCTGACGTTCCGCACTCGTCAGGATGGGTGATTGCTGGCGGGATCCTGTCGGCGCTCACGTTTCTCATCACGGCGATGGCGAATGTGCCGCTGAACCAGGGTTTGGATCGCGCGGACGTCGATACCGATGCGCAGCAGCATGCCGCGCGCGAGACGTTCGAGGCTAGGTGGAATCGCTGGAACCTGGCTCGCACGCTCACCAGCGCGCTGTGCATATTGAGCCTTACAATGACCATCACCGCAAGCTAACGGTCCGCAGTAGTCCCCACAGACCGCGACACTCGCACCAGCGTCACTGTGAACCGTATGAGGTGTGGCCGGGGAGCCGTCAGAAATCAGCTTCGAGCGCGAGACGCTCCGCCAAGTAAGCATCTGGCGGCGGGTTCTGTAGTCGATCCCGCACAAAACGACGTACGCGTTCGCGTACCGCCCGTGATTCTCCGGTGCCGACGCCCACCAGCACCTCAACGTCACCCCAGTCCCTGTTCCAGGCCTGCGAGGTATCCACGTTCAGCGGTAGTTCCGCCCATGCGTCATCGTCGAGCAATCCACGATCGGGCCTGGCGATAAGGACGGCCACTCGGCTCGTGGGACAGTATTGGCCAGACTGCTGCAGTCGATCAACACGGAAACACGCTTGCATCCGCCAGTACAGCTGGCCGTGCTAGACGGTATGGAGTGACCGCTCAGGGCTCCTGAGGGTTGCAGGCCGGGGCCCCACTCACAAATAGTCGTGGGTTA carries:
- a CDS encoding DUF1772 domain-containing protein — encoded protein: MNAATVDALLVAAVVTNGLLAGLFFAFACAITPALRRVDDRTYVRAFRAINSSILNPVFMVVFLGAPATAIIGAIARVGADVPHSSGWVIAGGILSALTFLITAMANVPLNQGLDRADVDTDAQQHAARETFEARWNRWNLARTLTSALCILSLTMTITAS